The Roseococcus microcysteis genome contains a region encoding:
- a CDS encoding DUF2924 domain-containing protein: MTRRSTAAPAPAPTIPKIPPTQVLSRLAALQAAPTATLKDQWRELFGKEPPPWNRAYIQSRLAYRIQELAYGGLKPETVDRLVALGEQLDGGNVVLRRIRADSRPLAGTRLIREWQGVQHVVTVRMNDFEFEGRPYQSLSAIARHITGTRWNGWTFFGLRARGEA; encoded by the coding sequence ATGACCAGACGATCCACCGCCGCGCCCGCGCCGGCGCCCACCATCCCGAAGATCCCGCCGACGCAGGTGCTGAGCCGGCTCGCCGCGCTGCAGGCTGCGCCGACCGCCACGCTGAAGGACCAATGGCGGGAGCTGTTCGGCAAGGAGCCGCCGCCCTGGAATCGGGCCTATATCCAGAGCCGGCTGGCATATCGGATCCAGGAACTCGCGTATGGCGGGCTGAAACCCGAGACCGTCGACCGGCTCGTGGCGCTGGGTGAGCAACTGGATGGCGGCAACGTCGTCCTGCGCCGAATCCGCGCCGACAGCCGGCCATTGGCCGGCACGCGCCTGATCCGCGAATGGCAGGGCGTGCAGCACGTGGTCACGGTGCGCATGAACGACTTCGAATTCGAGGGGCGACCATACCAGTCGCTCTCGGCCATCGCGCGGCACATCACCGGCACGCGGTGGAACGGCTGGACGTTCTTCGGGCTGCGCGCGCGGGGTGAAGCATGA